The following are from one region of the Erwinia billingiae Eb661 genome:
- the rbsA gene encoding ribose ABC transporter ATP-binding protein RbsA: MQPLLQLQGIDKSFPGVKALSGAALSVYPGRVMALVGENGAGKSTMMKVMTGIYPRDAGRITWLGNDVSFNGPKASQEAGIGIIHQELNLIPQLSIAENIFLGREFVNAFGRIQWKKMHAEADVLLKKLNLRFSSHRLVGDLSIGDQQMVEIAKVLSYESKVIVMDEPTDALTDTETASLFRVIRELKAQGCGIVYISHRMKEIFEICDDVTIFRDGQFIAERAVESLEEDSLIEMMVGRKLEEQYPRLDKAPGEVRLKVEHLTGPGVDDISFTLRKGEILGVAGLMGAGRTELMKVLYGAMPRSSGSVQLDGKNVTTRSPEEGLKNGLVYISEDRKRDGLVLGMSVKENMSLTALDYFSHKGGRLKHAEEQMAVGDFIQLFNVKTPSMDQPIGLLSGGNQQKVAIARGLMTRPKVLILDEPTRGVDVGAKKEIYQLINQFKEEGLSIILVSSEMPEVLGMSDRVLVMHEGRLSGDFPIEQATQEVLMAAAVGKQHSVELAKL; this comes from the coding sequence ATGCAACCTTTACTGCAACTGCAAGGTATTGATAAATCCTTTCCCGGCGTGAAGGCGCTTTCCGGCGCGGCACTCTCGGTCTATCCGGGCAGAGTGATGGCGCTGGTCGGCGAAAATGGTGCCGGTAAATCCACCATGATGAAGGTGATGACCGGGATCTATCCGCGTGATGCGGGCCGCATCACCTGGCTGGGCAATGACGTCTCCTTCAACGGGCCAAAAGCGTCACAGGAAGCCGGCATTGGCATCATTCATCAGGAGCTGAATCTGATCCCACAGCTGAGCATTGCGGAAAACATCTTCCTCGGCCGTGAGTTTGTTAATGCGTTTGGCCGCATCCAGTGGAAGAAAATGCACGCCGAAGCCGACGTGCTGCTGAAAAAACTCAATCTGCGTTTTAGCAGCCACAGGCTGGTGGGCGATCTGTCGATCGGCGACCAGCAGATGGTCGAGATTGCTAAAGTGCTGAGTTATGAGTCGAAAGTGATCGTGATGGACGAACCCACCGATGCACTGACCGATACCGAAACCGCGTCGCTGTTCCGCGTGATCCGCGAGCTGAAGGCGCAGGGATGCGGCATTGTCTATATCTCGCACCGCATGAAGGAAATCTTCGAAATCTGCGATGACGTGACCATTTTCCGCGACGGACAGTTTATTGCCGAGCGGGCCGTGGAAAGCCTGGAAGAAGATTCGCTGATTGAAATGATGGTTGGCCGCAAGCTGGAAGAGCAATACCCGCGGCTGGATAAAGCGCCTGGTGAGGTTCGCCTCAAGGTGGAACATCTTACCGGGCCGGGCGTTGACGATATCAGCTTCACCCTGCGCAAAGGTGAAATTCTGGGTGTTGCCGGGCTGATGGGCGCGGGCCGTACCGAATTAATGAAGGTGTTATACGGCGCGATGCCGCGCAGCAGTGGCAGCGTACAGCTCGACGGCAAAAACGTCACCACGCGTTCGCCTGAAGAAGGGCTGAAAAACGGCCTCGTCTATATCTCTGAAGACCGTAAACGCGATGGACTGGTGCTGGGCATGTCGGTGAAAGAGAACATGTCTTTGACCGCGCTGGATTACTTCAGCCATAAAGGCGGACGCCTGAAGCACGCTGAAGAGCAGATGGCCGTTGGCGATTTTATTCAGCTTTTCAATGTGAAAACCCCGTCAATGGACCAGCCAATTGGGCTGCTGTCTGGCGGTAATCAACAGAAAGTCGCCATCGCTCGCGGTCTGATGACCCGGCCAAAAGTGTTGATCCTCGATGAGCCGACGCGCGGCGTCGATGTCGGGGCGAAGAAAGAAATTTATCAGTTAATCAATCAGTTCAAAGAAGAAGGGCTGAGCATCATCCTCGTCTCCTCTGAGATGCCTGAAGTGCTGGGTATGAGCGATCGCGTGCTGGTGATGCACGAAGGCCGCCTGAGCGGTGACTTCCCCATTGAACAAGCCACGCAGGAAGTCTTAATGGCGGCGGCGGTAGGCAAGCAACATAGCGTGGAGCTAGCAAAACTATGA
- the rbsK gene encoding ribokinase: protein MKTPGKLAVLGSINADHILNLNTFPRPGETVIGKHYQIAFGGKGANQAVAAGRSGADIAFIACVGEDDIGQRIREQLNKDNIDVSPVEVIAGDSTGVALIFVNAEGENSIAIHSGANAALTPAIVIKHQKTIAEAGALLMQLESPLDSVLAAAKIAHQHQTKVILNPAPATPLSDELLALVDMITPNETEAEILTGVHIDSDEDAARAAAVLHDKGIHSVLITLGSRGVWLSEQGDGQRIAGFKVDAVDTIAAGDTFNGALITALLDEQPMAQAVRFAHAAAAISVTRSGAQPSVPWRHETDSFLQQQG, encoded by the coding sequence ATGAAAACACCCGGTAAGCTGGCTGTCCTTGGCAGCATCAACGCAGATCACATCCTTAACCTGAACACCTTTCCTCGTCCCGGTGAAACGGTGATCGGCAAGCATTATCAAATCGCTTTCGGCGGCAAAGGGGCCAATCAGGCGGTCGCGGCCGGACGCAGCGGCGCTGACATCGCGTTTATCGCCTGTGTGGGTGAAGACGATATTGGTCAGCGTATTCGCGAGCAGCTGAATAAAGACAACATTGATGTTTCTCCTGTCGAAGTGATTGCGGGTGACTCCACCGGCGTGGCGCTGATTTTCGTCAATGCCGAAGGCGAAAACAGTATCGCCATCCATTCGGGTGCCAACGCGGCGTTGACGCCAGCCATCGTCATCAAGCACCAAAAAACGATCGCTGAGGCTGGCGCGTTACTGATGCAGCTTGAGTCTCCGCTTGATAGCGTGCTGGCGGCCGCCAAAATCGCCCATCAGCATCAGACCAAAGTGATCCTCAATCCCGCGCCTGCCACGCCGCTGTCCGATGAGCTGCTGGCGCTGGTGGATATGATCACCCCCAATGAAACCGAAGCCGAGATCCTGACGGGCGTCCATATCGACAGCGATGAGGATGCAGCCCGTGCGGCGGCGGTTCTGCATGATAAAGGCATCCACAGCGTGCTGATTACGCTGGGCAGTCGCGGCGTGTGGCTCAGTGAGCAGGGCGACGGGCAGCGCATTGCCGGCTTTAAGGTGGATGCGGTCGATACCATCGCCGCAGGCGATACCTTTAACGGCGCGTTGATTACCGCCTTACTGGACGAACAGCCGATGGCGCAGGCCGTGCGCTTTGCCCACGCCGCGGCCGCGATTTCAGTCACGCGATCCGGTGCGCAGCCTTCGGTGCCCTGGCGTCACGAGACCGACAGCTTCTTGCAGCAGCAGGGGTAG
- the rbsB gene encoding ribose ABC transporter substrate-binding protein RbsB — translation MKMKLTALAVLLGVTVSANALAKDTIALVVSTLNNPFFVSLKDGAQKEADKLGYNLVVLDSQNNPAKELANVQDLTVRGTKLLLINPTDSDAVGNAVKMANQANIPVITLDRVASQGKVVSHVASDNRFGGKMAGDYIAKKLGDNAKIIELAGIAGTSAARERGEGFKTAADAHHFQILASQPADFDRTKGLNVMQNLLTAHPDVQAVFAQNDEMALGAMRALQTAGKSDVLVVGFDGTADGVKAVEGGKLAATVAQQPEQIGVIGVDTADKVLKGQKVQAINPVDLKLVTK, via the coding sequence ATGAAAATGAAACTGACTGCACTTGCTGTTCTGCTCGGCGTAACCGTCAGCGCAAACGCGCTGGCAAAAGACACCATCGCGCTGGTGGTTTCCACACTGAATAACCCGTTCTTCGTCTCCTTAAAAGATGGCGCACAGAAAGAAGCGGATAAGCTGGGCTACAACCTGGTGGTGCTGGATTCACAGAACAACCCGGCGAAAGAGCTGGCTAACGTGCAGGACCTGACCGTTCGCGGCACCAAACTGCTGCTGATCAACCCTACCGATTCAGACGCGGTGGGCAATGCCGTGAAGATGGCGAACCAGGCGAATATCCCGGTGATCACCCTTGACCGCGTGGCTTCCCAGGGCAAAGTGGTGAGCCACGTCGCCTCGGATAACCGTTTCGGCGGTAAAATGGCCGGTGACTACATCGCCAAAAAACTGGGTGATAATGCCAAAATCATCGAGCTGGCCGGTATTGCCGGTACCTCGGCTGCCCGTGAACGTGGCGAAGGCTTCAAAACCGCGGCCGATGCGCACCACTTCCAGATCCTTGCCAGCCAGCCCGCTGATTTCGACCGCACTAAAGGCCTGAACGTGATGCAAAACCTGCTGACCGCGCATCCTGATGTGCAGGCCGTGTTCGCGCAGAATGATGAAATGGCGCTGGGCGCGATGCGTGCATTGCAAACCGCAGGCAAATCTGATGTTCTGGTGGTTGGCTTCGACGGCACCGCCGATGGCGTGAAGGCGGTTGAAGGTGGCAAGCTGGCCGCGACCGTGGCGCAGCAGCCAGAGCAGATCGGCGTTATCGGCGTGGATACCGCTGATAAAGTGCTGAAGGGCCAGAAGGTTCAGGCAATCAACCCGGTTGATCTGAAACTGGTCACTAAATAA
- the rbsC gene encoding ribose ABC transporter permease, with amino-acid sequence MSTQTLRANRIFSKSWLLEQKSLIALIVLIAIVSSLSPNFFTVNNLFNILQQTSVNAIMAVGMTLVILTSGIDLSVGSLLALTGAVGASLVGLEVNALVAVAGSLALGAAIGALTGTIVAKGKVQAFIATLVMMLLLRGVTMVYTNGSPVNTGFNDNADLFGWFGIGRPLGIPTPVWIMAIVFFAAWYMLHHTRLGRYIYALGGNEAATRLSGISVSRVKIIVYALCGMLAALAGTIEVARLSSAQPTAGTGYELDAIAAVVLGGTSLAGGKGRIMGTLIGALILGFLNNGLNLLGVSSYYQMIVKAVVILLAVLVDNKSSK; translated from the coding sequence ATGAGTACCCAAACCCTTCGTGCCAACCGCATCTTCAGCAAAAGCTGGCTGCTGGAGCAAAAATCGCTGATCGCCCTGATCGTGCTGATTGCCATTGTGTCGAGCCTCAGCCCGAACTTCTTCACCGTCAATAACCTGTTCAACATCCTGCAGCAGACGTCGGTCAACGCCATTATGGCGGTGGGCATGACGCTGGTGATCCTGACCTCGGGCATCGATCTTTCCGTGGGTTCATTGCTGGCATTGACCGGCGCGGTGGGCGCTTCGCTGGTGGGCCTGGAAGTGAATGCACTGGTCGCCGTGGCGGGATCGCTGGCATTGGGCGCGGCGATTGGCGCGCTGACCGGCACGATTGTCGCCAAGGGCAAGGTTCAGGCCTTTATCGCCACGCTGGTGATGATGTTGCTGTTGCGCGGCGTGACCATGGTTTATACCAACGGCAGCCCGGTGAACACCGGCTTTAATGACAATGCCGATCTGTTTGGCTGGTTCGGCATCGGCCGCCCGCTGGGCATCCCAACGCCGGTGTGGATTATGGCCATCGTCTTCTTCGCGGCCTGGTACATGCTGCATCACACGCGTCTGGGCCGTTATATCTATGCGCTGGGCGGCAATGAAGCGGCGACCCGTTTATCCGGCATCAGCGTCAGCCGCGTTAAAATCATCGTTTATGCCCTGTGCGGCATGCTGGCCGCGCTGGCAGGCACGATTGAAGTGGCGCGTCTCTCTTCGGCTCAGCCAACGGCGGGAACCGGCTATGAGCTGGATGCTATCGCGGCCGTGGTGCTCGGCGGTACCAGCCTGGCAGGCGGTAAAGGACGCATTATGGGAACCTTGATCGGTGCGCTGATCCTCGGCTTCCTGAATAACGGCCTCAACCTGCTCGGTGTTTCTTCTTACTACCAAATGATCGTCAAAGCTGTGGTGATACTGCTGGCGGTGCTGGTAGATAACAAAAGCAGTAAATAA
- the mdtD gene encoding multidrug transporter subunit MdtD, which yields MIKSARSMAGLPWIAAMAFFMQALDATILNTALPAIAQSLNRSPLAMQSAVISYTLTVALLIPVSGWLADRYGTRKVFIVAVSLFTLGSLACALSGSLTSLVAFRVVQGVGGAMMMPVARLALLRAYPRSELLPVLNFVTMPGLIGPVLGPMLGGVLVTYATWHWIFLINIPMGIAGIIYARKYMPDFTTPRRRFDFLGFLLFGIGLVLLSSGIELFGEKIVATSIALAVTLGGVLLLLLYIVHARRHPTPLIPLPMFKTRTFSVGILGNIAARLGTGCIPFLMPLMLQVGFGYSAILAGCMMAPTALGSIMAKSMVTQVLRWFGYRKTLVWISVIIGVLVASFALQTPGMSLLVLLLPLFVLGMGMSTQFTAMNTITLADLNDANASSGNSMLAVTQQLAISFGVAVSAAVLRFYENFDGTTVQHFHATFLTMGVVTVISGSVFLMLKPGDGRHLISNREKKKKAA from the coding sequence ATGATAAAATCCGCGCGCAGTATGGCCGGACTTCCGTGGATCGCCGCCATGGCCTTCTTTATGCAGGCGCTGGATGCCACGATACTGAACACCGCCCTTCCCGCAATCGCCCAAAGTCTCAACCGCTCTCCGCTGGCGATGCAGTCCGCCGTCATCAGCTACACCTTAACGGTTGCCCTGCTTATTCCCGTCAGCGGCTGGCTGGCCGATCGCTACGGCACCCGCAAAGTCTTTATCGTCGCTGTCTCACTGTTTACCCTCGGCTCTCTCGCCTGCGCACTCTCGGGGTCGTTAACCTCACTGGTTGCTTTCAGGGTGGTGCAGGGTGTCGGCGGCGCGATGATGATGCCGGTAGCACGCCTTGCCCTGTTAAGGGCTTACCCACGGAGCGAGCTGCTGCCGGTACTCAATTTCGTCACCATGCCCGGACTGATTGGCCCGGTACTGGGGCCGATGCTGGGTGGCGTGCTGGTGACCTATGCCACCTGGCACTGGATCTTCCTGATTAATATCCCGATGGGAATTGCCGGCATCATCTATGCCCGCAAATATATGCCGGACTTCACCACGCCACGCCGCCGCTTCGATTTCCTGGGCTTTTTGCTGTTCGGGATTGGGCTGGTGCTGCTTTCGAGCGGAATAGAGCTGTTTGGCGAGAAGATCGTTGCCACCAGCATTGCGCTGGCGGTCACGCTGGGCGGCGTTCTGTTACTTCTTCTCTATATAGTGCACGCAAGACGCCACCCTACGCCGCTCATCCCGTTGCCGATGTTTAAAACCCGCACTTTCTCGGTAGGCATACTGGGCAATATCGCCGCACGCCTCGGGACGGGGTGCATTCCTTTCCTGATGCCGTTGATGCTGCAGGTTGGCTTTGGTTACTCGGCGATCCTGGCAGGCTGCATGATGGCACCGACCGCGTTAGGTTCGATTATGGCCAAGTCGATGGTGACGCAGGTGCTGCGCTGGTTTGGCTACCGCAAAACCCTGGTATGGATTAGCGTGATCATCGGCGTGCTGGTTGCCAGCTTCGCCTTACAAACGCCGGGGATGAGCCTGCTGGTGCTCCTGCTGCCGCTGTTTGTTCTGGGGATGGGGATGTCGACACAGTTCACCGCCATGAACACCATCACACTGGCGGATCTTAATGATGCCAACGCCAGCAGCGGCAACAGTATGCTGGCCGTGACCCAACAGCTGGCGATCAGCTTCGGGGTGGCGGTCAGTGCCGCCGTGCTGCGATTCTATGAAAACTTTGATGGCACCACCGTTCAGCACTTCCATGCCACGTTCCTGACGATGGGTGTGGTCACGGTGATCTCAGGATCGGTGTTTTTGATGTTGAAACCCGGCGACGGAAGGCATCTGATCAGCAACCGGGAGAAAAAGAAGAAAGCCGCTTAA
- the rbsD gene encoding D-ribose pyranase, with protein sequence MKKGTLLNSDISSVVSRLGHTDSLTIGDAGLPIPAGPQRIDLALTHGIPSFLQVVHTVTEEMQVESAIIAEEIKSHNPKLHSDLLALLDLLQQHQGNTISIQYVTHHQLKQQTQRSQAVIRSGECSPYANIILTAGVTF encoded by the coding sequence ATGAAAAAAGGCACCTTACTGAATTCTGATATTTCGTCCGTGGTTTCCCGCCTCGGGCATACCGACAGCCTGACCATCGGCGATGCGGGCTTGCCAATTCCGGCCGGCCCTCAGCGTATCGATCTGGCGCTGACCCACGGTATTCCCAGCTTTCTGCAGGTGGTTCACACCGTGACCGAAGAGATGCAGGTAGAAAGTGCCATCATCGCGGAAGAGATCAAATCTCATAATCCCAAGCTTCACAGCGACCTGTTAGCCCTGCTCGACTTGCTGCAACAACATCAGGGAAACACCATCTCGATCCAGTACGTCACTCATCACCAGTTAAAACAGCAAACCCAGCGTAGTCAGGCCGTGATCCGCAGTGGGGAATGTTCCCCCTACGCGAATATCATCCTGACCGCTGGCGTGACCTTCTGA
- the rbsR gene encoding ribose operon transcriptional repressor RbsR, which yields MATMKDVARLAGVSTSTVSHVINNNRFVSDAVREKVTTAISQLNYAPSALARSLKLNQTRTIGMLLTASSNPFYSEVVRGVERSCYERGYSLVLCNTDGDENRMNRSLETLLQKRVDGLLIMCTESHIPSVEILTRYPSIPSVMMDWSPFDGGSDIIQDNSLLGGEMATRHLISRGYTRIACIAGPQDKTPARLRLEGFHQAMEQAGLPVLPGYIVAGDLEFEGGYNAMNQLLALNPLPQAVFTSNDAMAVGVYHALYQAGLSVPQDIAVIGYDDIELARYMTPPLTTIHQPKDELGELAIDTLLHRLAEPGGSQQLLVLTPELVERGSVGER from the coding sequence TTGGCCACCATGAAAGATGTCGCACGGCTGGCGGGCGTTTCAACGTCCACCGTTTCCCATGTGATCAACAACAACCGCTTTGTCAGTGACGCGGTGCGGGAAAAAGTGACCACGGCGATTTCGCAACTTAACTATGCGCCATCCGCCCTGGCACGAAGCCTGAAGCTTAATCAGACCCGCACCATCGGGATGCTGCTGACCGCCAGCAGCAACCCGTTCTATTCGGAAGTGGTGCGTGGCGTCGAAAGAAGCTGTTATGAGCGCGGCTACAGTCTGGTGCTGTGCAATACCGATGGCGACGAAAACCGCATGAACCGCAGTCTGGAGACGCTGTTGCAAAAGCGTGTCGACGGGCTGTTAATCATGTGTACCGAAAGCCATATTCCGTCGGTTGAGATCCTGACGCGCTATCCTTCTATCCCTTCCGTGATGATGGACTGGTCCCCTTTTGACGGTGGCAGCGACATTATTCAGGATAACTCGCTGCTGGGCGGCGAAATGGCCACCCGGCATCTTATCTCCCGGGGGTATACGCGTATTGCCTGTATCGCCGGACCGCAGGATAAAACGCCGGCCCGATTACGCCTTGAGGGATTTCATCAGGCGATGGAACAGGCGGGTTTACCGGTGCTGCCTGGCTATATCGTCGCTGGCGATCTGGAGTTTGAGGGCGGCTACAATGCGATGAACCAACTGCTGGCGCTCAACCCGCTGCCGCAGGCGGTGTTTACCAGCAACGATGCGATGGCGGTTGGGGTTTATCATGCGTTGTATCAGGCAGGACTGTCGGTGCCGCAGGACATTGCGGTGATCGGCTATGACGATATCGAGCTGGCCCGCTATATGACCCCGCCGCTGACCACCATCCATCAGCCGAAAGATGAACTGGGTGAGTTGGCCATTGATACGCTGCTGCATCGTCTGGCCGAGCCCGGTGGCAGCCAGCAACTGCTGGTGCTGACACCGGAACTGGTCGAGCGTGGATCCGTCGGGGAGCGTTAA